The sequence AGGCACGGAGCTCGCTTTGCCCGGAGGCGACTCGCGGTTTTTCAAAGCTCACTTCCAGAgcttcgccgcgacgcctctccccgttctctcctcgtctgtcGGGCGCGAGAAGCCccgggcgggcgccgcctccaagGCGGGGtccgacgcaggcgaaagcgggtcggccgcctctgcggccagcggcgcgcacaCCGACGAcgggctccgcagcgccgccccgccctcgccctggGTGCTGAGTGGCCGGATCGCGGGCGGCTTTCTTGTGCCCGCCAGctctggcggcgcgagcgtctGCGACAAATTCAGACTCACGGGCCCGTACGGCGCTGGcaccgccctgcgcggcttccgcaGCTACGCCGTCGGCCCCTCCGACGTGTGTAAGTCcccaggcgcgaggaggcgcgcagcgggaaGAAGTCGAGGAAAAAAAGACCGAACAAACATGTAGACGCGGAGTGAAAAGCAGGGacgcttctgcttctcgaaGGAGCAGCATGCACTCGCTGTGTGCGTGGCAGATGGCTGGTTGTGGGGCATTAAAAGGCTGAGGGGCCTGAGGAcccggcggcgaagaagaaagacatAGAGATCCAGGCAGGAGGCAGGCAAGGGAggcgtgcgtgtgcgtcaAGGCTCGATCgtgggcgcctgcgtcttcgtgTGTTCCGTCTGGCCTCCGACACGGTCTGCGACGGCACGGGGCCGGGCCCTGTCGCTTCActtctcgctttctctgtGGAGCCTTGCAGAGTCTCTCGATTTCTTTTGCTCAGGCTTTCAGTTGAATTTGATTTGTGTTTGGAGCCCCATTCCTGGATTGCTGCCCGCGTTTTGCGTGATTTCGTTCCTCGCAGGCCACGTCCAAGACCCCACGACGAAgcgctggcgggcggcgctggacTATCTGGGCGGAGACTCCTTTCTGGCCTCTGAGGTGTGTCTGTCGTATGACTTGCGTTTTCCGTCGTCGTGGaaggcctcttcgtcttcggtgccctctccgtcgctcgcggcgccgagcgagccgcgcaaaGCCGCTTGTCCGGTCACTGCGCccgtgtcttcttcgcccttcCATCCGCGGAtcttcgccttcggcagcgtggcggcgctcggGGACGTTTTTTcgagcgcgccagcggccgccgaggcgcctgcgagctgcgcggccggcggacacctcgcggcgcgcgtcggcgactTGCTGCGACACTGGCGAGGGACTGTCGGCTGGGGCCTCGCCCTGCCCGTCTACCGCGGCGTCTGGCTCGAGGCCCTCGTCGCGCTACCCGTCCGCAAACAACGAACCGACGACGTCCAGCGCTTCCAactcggcctccgcctctcctcagGGCGAATGGCGGAGTAagcccccgcgcgcgcgagacgatgGCGTCCGCGGGAGCTCgccaccaatatatatatatatatatatatgggttCTAGGAAGCTGTCGTATCCTCCGTATAAAGCAGCCACTATGGACATAAAGATCAAACTAAGCATGCACCGTGGAAAGCGAAGGgcggggcgcgcgcgacagctgcaGGCCCGCCCGCAGGACGCAGTGGCCttggcgcagcgcagcagaaggGGACTCCGCGaggtcgcaggcgcgcaggctgGACCCTCAAAGAAAGGAAAACTGACGCTTGAAACCTCAAGGAGGGACAAGAAAGACACCTGAAGGCTAAACGTCTGCCCCCTGCGACCTGCTTCAagaagcgcgggcgcccgTTCGACGTGACCGCACAGCCGCGGGGgaaagaggaaggaaaaggaCCCTCGCAGCCctagagaagaagaaagacggaGGGAGGCGTGAGTGTAAAGAAGCAGCGTTGTGGTTCTCAGCGCAGTTTCCATGGAGCAACCGCCCAggcgggcggccgcagcgggccCCGGCGCGGTGACCCTATATCTATCTGGTtgcgaggagggaggcggacTGAGAACCCGAATTGCACGGGGAGGCTGCGCTCATCGATTTTCACGTTTGGAGCGCCGCGTGTCTTGTGTTCATCCCGCTGATTTCTCAATATCTGACGCACAAGACGCGGTACCCTTGTTTCGAGATGCCCGCACGCGCGGCCACCGCTTGTTTTGTCGACTGTCTTTTGGGTGACATCCCAGACTtcgctcgtcgtcctcgctgttCAGCGCAACCTAACTAACGTCCGCATCGTCCCTACACTCAAGCGACATTTGCTCGCTCGCTTGCCTCACGCAGAAACGCCACGCAGGTCaggggcgtcggcgcctcgtcaGTTCCGCTGCCTGTAGCTTGCGCCGAAATGGCTCCACGCACGCGTGAGTGGCTGCGCGTTCTGTGCGGCCTGTCGGCGGGGTCGCGGAAGACACATTAGCAGACACTGTGGAGTCATTCTGTTGGCAAGATGAGGCAAAAAAAGGCATTCGCCGTGATTAGCGGTGTTTGAGCGttcggcttcctctgcgcgtcgggGTTGCCGATGCGAATTCGCTAAAACAAATGCTCCAGGTCTGGGGGGGGGCTCCCCAGTGTACGTACGCTTTGAGAGTCCAGTCTCTCGCCACGTCAGAGAGGGAAGGTACGAAAATACTCATTGACGCACGTGTGGTAAAGAATGTGTTTCCCTCAAAAAAACACAGAACGCACAGACCGACAAGGAAACGGAGGAAACACGAAACGGAAAACGGGGTGTGCGCCTGATGACTGCCGACGTGCAGCGGGGAGATCAAAAAGACAAGCTAGCGTGAGAAACCCGCAAAAGtagaggcggcggctccacgggccgccggcgcttgaAGCCAAGAGTTAAAAGGACGTGGGGGGGACTAGAAGGCACGCTGGCAGAAGAGAATGTCACAGATCGAGAAGCACAGACAGCTGAGCCTGAGCCGCACATGCGAGGCCGCCTCTGATACCGCAGAGAAAAGCATCGAGATGCGCAGCTCTCTCCCGATGTCCAGGCCCGAGGCGCAGACCCCGCCAAGGCGAGGAGGTGCTCGAGCATCcggacgcggaggctgcaggTGAAAACGGAGGGGAGGAGGCCTCTCATAGTCTACTCGAAGAGATGCGGGCAAACGCGCCCACTCGCATGGACGTCGAGACGTCTCCCATCACGTtggcacacacgcacacgctgATTCACGAAAGCACCTGAAAGAACGGCACCGACgggcagacgaggcagacaggTTGCCTCactgcgcccgcctgcggTTTGCTAGGCGttcctgcgccgctctgGAGCACCTGGAGAGCCGCCTTTTCTTGACAACGCAATTTTTCACGAGAAATACTCCCTTCCATCCCGTGTCAccctcgcctgcaggccgACGCGCCCCTCTCTACACATATACTTATGTAGATGCATGCGTGTATATTTTCTGTGAACCTCGAAGCAGCGTCGGCTTGGGAGCGCAGGGGAGCCTCtagtcttcgtcgtcgctggaCTCTTCGCTACTCGAAGAATCGGTCTCCTGGGGCGCCACCTTcatcgcaggcgcgccgtttGCGGTCGCGTAGACGGCGGGTTTCGCCAGGGTTTTCaccggcgcgcgagtctcgGGCTCGGAGTCGTCGTCCGAAGACGAGTCCGAGTCGGAGTCAGACTCGGGGGCCTTCGTCGGCTCTGCTGCGGGGGctggccgcgcaggcgccgcggccttcttgggcgccgcaggagcgacggcggggcTGGCAGGTGCCACAGGGACGTTCGCGGGCTCTGATTTAGCCGCAGCTGGAGTCGCCTGAGCGtaggccgccgcctcggtcTTCATTTTCTTCGGGACGGCGCGCTGCTTCGGAGTCGCGCCGGCCTTCGGTTTGGCAGCGGCCGGAGTGGCGCCCTCGGACTCGGtgggagcggcggcagccaccgctgcggcggagggatCTCGTGCCTTCCTGCCACGCTTCTTCGGGGTCACGAAGGTCGTCTCCTtgttctcgccttcgcgaacGGGCTCGCATgcactcgccgccggcgcggccgccgcggcaggaaGCGGCGCAAGGCTCGGACTCGCGCCCGATgccggagccgccgccgccgacgccgcaggctcgctcgcctccagcgcctgtcGCCCAGTGCGCCCGTCGATGGCGcacggcgggcgcgtgcgcgactCTGCGAGGCACCAGTCGTACTTGAAGCGGCGGATGGCGAtcatcgccttcgccgtgACCGCTGCGAAAGACAAAGAACGCAGCACAGACAGACGATGCCAGACGCGCCGTGAGggtctgcgcggccgcagactgcGAGCGTGCGACGAGTTTTATATAAATTATTGAACACTTCTCTGGAATTGTTGTTATTTCGAAGCTTATAAAAGTACAAGTCACTCTAGGAATGCTTCAAAAAGTGGCGTCAGAAGGCCTTCAACTCAAGCGCGGGAGAGCCAGCAGAGCTCCGCATAGGCGGTGCCTCGAGCAGAAACACCGCCACGCAAAAAAAGAAGTCTTTCGCGTGTCAAGTCCTGCACCGCGAGAGCTTACCAGGTTTCTTGTAGCagtgctgcagctccttcaCGAAGCCTTCGGGGCTCAGGCGTTCGTAAATGACCATGGGGACGCCTGGACAAGACGCAAAAAACcgcgagaaagaggcagCGATACCCCCCAAGTCGAGGAGCAGAAGAGGACCACCAGCGGTggtcctcctctgctgcaAGTCATGTGCAGCTCAGGCTCTATCTACGCGTGTTTCAAGGACGCCGCCTCGAAGGGATGCGAGAGGTCAGttgccctcgccgtcgggcggcggcgccgagctgGAAGTCTCCGCAGGCAGACTTAGTGGGCTGTCGCAGTTCGCCTTCTCGAACAAAAGAtgaagaggcgcggcagctgtcAAGCAGCTTCCAGAGGAGACCCGCTCGCCAGGCAGGATCCGCGCATGCCGTGTGTGCTGGGGAGCGCGAAAGCGCGCCTTGCCCTCCATGCCTCTCTaggggaaagaagagaagagaaagcagcTAAACCCTCCCTGCGACGGGCTCTCTCTGCACAAGACCCGCAACAGAAGTTCTGAATAAAGCCGGTGCTTCGTGTGACGCACCTCGGGCTCCAGCGAGAACTGACGCCTTGATGGCGCCATTCTCCATGTCGGTGAGGAAGACCGAGACGGGCTTCTCCCTCAAAAGGTGCACCAGCACTGTCTTCACATAGAGCTGTCGCAGCTGCTTGCGCGTCACGGCCGCAATGTCGACGTCGCACTCGATGACAGCTTGCGCGTCATCCATCATGGTGAGGCCGCTGCGGTGAAAAGAGAGACAACTGCCAGACCCGACAAACCGTTCAAGGATGAATCcatctgcgcgtctgcgtccttctTTAGTCGATTGGACGTATACAGTTCTGAATCGCAGACCGTTCGTCCAGACACGAcagctacttataatgtgacATGAGGCTCTCGGTCTACATTtttggcgtctccgcgtgcgcctcctgAGCCGCAAACGCTTCACATCCAACGTCGCTCCGAGAAGCGTAAATAGCCTCACAGAAAGAGGAAACACGCGAGTCTACGCGGCAAGTGGCGCCTGCGAAGAGGGAATGGAGCGCGAGCCGCTCTCCGTGCTCGCGCCGACGATCCCAGACACAGAGCCGGCGCTGTGTATTGGGAAACGGGGGGGCAAAGTTCCTCCATGGATTGAAAATGCGAGACACAGAGCCAGTCGACGTACTtatgcggaggaggacggcgcagGCTTCCACTGCCTTTCGCAATGACCAGATCGACGCCGCCAGACACCAGACCGAAGCCTGGGATTTCGAGTCTCATTGCTGCGGAGTCGAACTCAGGGTCTTCTGTCTCCCGCCCCATGGTGAAGAGGTGGAGCTTCGCCGACTCTGGGATGACTGCTGAGAAGGCTTTCGCCACGCGGCGTGCATTTGCCGCGCTGTTCCGCGGTCCCTGCGAAAGGAAAGACGCAACAGAGAAGCACGCAGCGAATTCACCCAGAGAAGCGCAAACGTTTGTAGAGTTCCTCTGTGCCTCCTCGGTCAGTCCATCTGGTGTTGTGACACCGTAACCCGCAGGTgccgggagagagacgatCTGCAGCTTCCGCGAGCAGCGAAACAGTGAACCCGCAGACCGGGAAAGTCGGTTCAAACCAGTAACGGTAGAGAAGAGCGTCTCTCTGCCAATGCTGTCACAATGCGTCTTGGTAAAGACCCGAAGGCAGCGGGAGCATCCGCGGCATGAGTCGGCTACGACGGCGGCCAGAACCAGCGGCGGAAATAGGGGAAAGTTGCCATCATGTACAGCGTCACGGAGATTTTTATAGACAGCAAGAACAGtggcgagctccgcgggTGTCGAGCTCTAGGAGCGGTAGGCGTGAGGGGGACACAGTGAAACAGCTGTGAGAAGCGCGTTTGAATATGTCAAAAAGAGAAGGGCTGCGAGAGACAGTCAGTATCCTCCCAGCCAGCCAGGGGAGAAGCCGTTTCGGCGGAAAAACCAAACAGCTCATACATCCGAGTAAGGACCGCTGTGTCAAGCATTACGGCCACATGACGAAAAGAGAGCCCAGAGAAAAAGCGTACCTTTTCCCAGCCCTTGAATTTCAGATTAGGTAGGGGAGGGGCCGGAGGAGTCGCTCCGGCATCATCTTGTCCTTCAGTGCTGCCAGGCTCCACCGGTTTTCGGGGGGAGTTCACAGTGAGAGCTTCTGCGAAACCCGTCACCCATTGAAAGGCAGCGAATTCTCGCGGGTTAGCTGCCAGCTCGGCAGCAGACCAGGAAGGGGGTAACGAAGACGGTCGCTGGGACATTTTTGCCAAAGCCGGGACGAGGGGGATGGTTCCTCAAGCAACACTAGAGCGGCGATCAGAGCAGGAAAAGGTGGATTAAAGGCGAGGCGCAAAAGAAGACCCCAACGCATCTAATTATCTCTCTACTGCAGTATCTGTATAAGATTTCCCCCATTCAGATGACGAACCAAGAAACCCTGAGCATCCGCATTACCCATGCTCCGTtggcagaagaaaaaagttCGGGGCTTCCAAGATGCGGACGAAAAGCGCAGCAGGTTTGTGCAATTTGACCCGCGGGCTCAGGCGCCAAGAAGCACTTTGCACGTGAGTTTACGAGGCCGGAGAACTCAGACATCGGTGTCGTGTAGCGGGAATtgctctccgctctccttTGCGCAGTTCCGTGTAGATGCAAGCACCAACGCTGAGCCGCAGAAGACATCCCCCGGCcgagccgcggaagacgtcCGCCGGCCGAGCCGCAGAGTTGGTGGCGGGTCAGATGCGGCATCATCGCGCTGGCGGCAAAGGCACTTTCGTGTCTGGAAGACTCAAACGGTGTTGTCccgagaaaaaaagagctCAACTTCTTTTTGGAGCAGTTCATCCTTTAGATGGCATTACATTAGATAGTCAGCACAGCAGAGTACTCTATGAAAGCTCCCATTCTTCTGGAGATCTACAGTGGCAGGCATGAAAACAGGTGAGACTGGGTTgaccgcccccccccctcccttctATCCCCCTGTTGATGGTGAAAATCACTTTAGCAGGGATCTTGGCTTTAGCAATCGCCGAAGGAGCTTTTTTTTAGACACGTAATTCCTCCCACCGGAGCCCCTGACACTGTCCTCTTGCCGGTGTCTGCGGCTACAGTCGTACAGTGCTGCCGGCCAGCACATTCGTTTCTCCTGCCTTCTGGCGAGCAACGTAGAGGATCTTCacttttttcttcgtttAGTGAAGTACCAGCCCTCACTGCAGCCTGTCGATGGGGCATCGTTTTGGTTAGCCTCTGTCTTGCGCCACACTTTCATGCGTGGAGGTGTGGTACGCAACAGGTAGCGAAGTCTGACCACCCTCTGTCCTCACCGCGTCCGACGGCAGCTGTTCCATAGCTACTCTGCAACGCGAACGGCAGGCGCCGGATCAATGGGCAGCAATGTTCTTACAGGCCCAGGCGTGCGTCCCGTCACATGTGGGGCCGGCGCCTACTTGTGTGGGCCGAGGGAGTCGCAGAGCTCAATCAGCACTGTGTGCGGTCTCTGTCTCGTTGCCGCAAGCCCCAGCtgcctgctgcagaagccATGTAGAGCTTCTTCTTGCCCGTATCTCGTCTAGGTTTGCAGAAGCAGACTTTTGCGGGTAATAAGAACGTGTCACGGCCCTCAGTCCGAGGAGCTGTCCTGGTGGGTCGTGTCTCACGAGTTGCGCTGTGCTGCACCACGTGGGTCCTTTTCCAGTAGCAGCTCTGCTGCATGATCAGACATGCCTTCTGGCACGTGAACGTACAGTATTGATGCTCAATCAACAACAGTGGCATCAAAAAGCTCCGAAATCcacgccgccttctcgccggcaGTCTTGGAAGAGAGGGGGAAGATGGGCTTGGCTTTTCCTCGCCACTGACAGCCATTGAATGTGAACAAGGCCCTGATGAGTTGCAATTGCGCTCTAACTCTTTTCTGCACCGCCGCCAGACCGAGCTGATTGCGTAGTGGGAACGCCTCGAGCCAGCGAGGCCACGTTCCCGGGGACTAGAGCTTCTCCAGGATATTTGTCACATTATTTCTCCTGGTTTTGTCTGTGTTTGGTGGGGGGTCGCTGTGGAGCCATTCCCCTGCCTCATTATTTCTCCTGGTTTTGTCTGTGTTTGGTGGGGGGTCGCTGTGGAGCCATTCCCCTGCCTACGGAGGCTGTTCGTCCTAGCTGCGTGAAGAGAAAACACGTAGGTGCGGCGGCAGTAGTTCACAGGAGTATAGTCTAAGCATCCCTCAAAGAACGCGGTGCTTACCTGTTTAGAGGGATCTGTTACAGAGAAAGCAAGCGAATGCAGTTTCCCAGGGAAGCGggcagaaggaagaggagaccGCCCTTGGGGTTGAATACATTCGGTTTTAGAGGCGGTTTCCTTCTGTAGGGTAGAACAACCGCGTTCGCGTggtggcgcgcgcgagcgaggcaagCAGAACGAGTGATCCCTGGTACCAGTCGTCAACTGACAATGGAAACAAGGGATCCAGGAAGCGGAGACCCATGCGGTCCGACCAATGGAAATGATGCAGTGACGCACAAAGTGTCTAAGCTTCTAGATTTCCTTGAAAAAACCGTTACCGATTTGCGGCGCATTCATACGGAGGCGACTGACGGCGGAGTCACTGATTCACGACCTATCACCGGCTTCGAAAAAGGCTCTCCGGGCGTTGTCTTGTGTCGCGTGCCTGGCGGGGACTCAAAGACAGCAGCCCTGCGACAGAAGGTGGCGGCTCTGGAGCTTGTAGTTGAGGAAAAGCATCAGAGCCTCATAGCGCTCAAAAAGCTCCTGGAGTAGCAAGAGGAGGCAAAAAAGCAGTTGAAAGAGCAGCTTCAGAAAGGATTCAAAGCGGAATTGGTACGACGATCGTCCGGAGCCTGCCTCCACCTCGCGCAAGCGTGCCACGTGAAGCAAGCTGGCTTGCAGGACACAGCTTTCCTGGCAGTTAACCTTCAGGGCACATCGACTTAGAGTTCCATGTTCATAATCGTTCAGGTCAAGCATGAAGAAGCTGTGGAGCGGCAGCTCAAAATGGTCGATAAGCTGCTGGCCGAGAAGAATGAACTAGCAAAGAAGTGTGAGAGTCTCGCGGAAGATATGAAGCAAGCAGAGAAAAGGTTTCAGATGAAACTAGAGGAGCAAGCAAAGCACCTTGAAAGGGAAACTGAGCGTCAGAAACGGCAATCCATCACAGCAGAGAAGGTGCGTTGCGAATGATGATTCCATCTCCTATACGCAAATGCTCTGATGTGCGGTCACAGCTCTTCCTGGATCCCATAGCCACAACTACACAGGAAGATACCCCTCGTCATTTGTTCTGTCTGCCTCAGTGCACCACTAATGCCGCATCCCATTCAGCGAGACTCTGCCGTGCTCCACGTGCCATGCTTTAGATGTGTGTGTGGCGGCAGTGATGGCGACTCTACAGGCTCCCTGTTAGAGCCGGCACAGATTTTGTTGACACCCCTTCCGGCCCTAGGCAGCACGTCCCTAACTATTCGTGGGTTGTACCGCAGGCGGGACCTGAGATGGTCGGCCTCATCTTGCCCTCTTGGCGTGATGCAGGCAAGGAGAGAGGCGTGGCAGCGGGAAAAGACACAGGAGATCAAAGAGATGACTATCAAAGGGCTGGAACCAGAGATCCAGCGTCTTATGGATCGGCATCGCGATGAGAAGAGAAGAGTCGAAGAGAAAATGCGGCGAACTCTCGAGGAGGTAGAGCGATCATGCGATGTCCTGCAGTCATCAGCCAACCATAGCTGCAAAACTAGAAAGCGCCGCGGCCCACAGCAGCGGCAAACTCCAGCAATACGCCGAttgggcgtcgccgccgcgctgagaACGCGTAGAAGACAAAAGTGGTGGGTTGGTGGCTCTCGCTCTCACGTCACAGACATCTTCACCGCGCCCAAGTGGTGGCCATCTGTAGGTACACACCCCCACACTTCATTCCTTGGCTGACGCAATTTCGTCTGCTTGAGCAGCCGCCATGCGACTAACAAAGGAGTAAAAGAGCCGCAACCTGCCCCCGTGAGCATACCAGGCACATACCACGGCGTGTGTTCTTGTGATCCGCAGTTTCAGAAGGAAGCTCAGGAGAGAATCCAGCTAATCAAAGAGCAGATGGCTCGGGATCACGACGATGACCTCGAACGCGAGAGGGCACATCATCGCCGGCTGATGCGCGAGCAGCATGAGCAGTTTGAGAAAGAAGTGCG is a genomic window of Besnoitia besnoiti strain Bb-Ger1 chromosome IV, whole genome shotgun sequence containing:
- a CDS encoding nuclear factor NF4 (encoded by transcript BESB_056140) codes for the protein MSQRPSSLPPSWSAAELAANPREFAAFQWVTGFAEALTVNSPRKPVEPGSTEGQDDAGATPPAPPLPNLKFKGWEKGPRNSAANARRVAKAFSAVIPESAKLHLFTMGRETEDPEFDSAAMRLEIPGFGLVSGGVDLVIAKGSGSLRRPPPHNGLTMMDDAQAVIECDVDIAAVTRKQLRQLYVKTVLVHLLREKPVSVFLTDMENGAIKASVLAGARGVPMVIYERLSPEGFVKELQHCYKKPAVTAKAMIAIRRFKYDWCLAESRTRPPCAIDGRTGRQALEASEPAASAAAAPASGASPSLAPLPAAAAAPAASACEPVREGENKETTFVTPKKRGRKARDPSAAAVAAAAPTESEGATPAAAKPKAGATPKQRAVPKKMKTEAAAYAQATPAAAKSEPANVPVAPASPAVAPAAPKKAAAPARPAPAAEPTKAPESDSDSDSSSDDDSEPETRAPVKTLAKPAVYATANGAPAMKVAPQETDSSSSEESSDDED